TGTAGAATAATAACTCATGGATGTCAAAAGATAGATTATTGTGAATGGAGCTAAGCTTAATACTTATAAAGTGCATAGGAAAAGAGACTTCACAAATTTCGTTACTTATCTGTATCAATGTACAGAAGACATTCGAATCCAAGGCATATGTGCTCTAACGACTGAATCATATCTGATCTAGTATACATTCGAATCTAGTGCTAATTACGAATCTTGCCTGGATATAACCGATCTGTGCATCTTGTTGCCTTTTACGGTGACGACTCTGCAGAAAACCAAACAGAGTTCAGAACACAGAACGTAATGAGCACAAACACAATCAAATTCGATAGtgtgggagaagaagaattgATTACTTGGAGATGGAGGtgccgcaggagcaggagcccTCAACGGCGGTACATTTGGCGCTGTCAGATTCATACATTAAAAAGGAGTCAATAAGGttctgacaaaaaaaaaacagtggaTGGGAACAAGGAGTTGGCTGAAAAAACTTACATGAGCACTGGGCAAGCGCCTGCAGCGGGAGCGGGACGTTGCAGTCGCCCGGGAGGGACATCATGCGCATGGAGTCCATGGGCGCGGGCATGAGCGTGTTGATGTCGCCGTTGAGGCCGTGGCAGAGGCAGATGGGGGCGGTGTCGACGAGCGACTTGAAGCCGTCGCAGCACGCCGTCGGAGGCGACGACACGCTGGTGTTGGTGAGGTAGCCCATGCACGGATTCAGCCCCATCAACGACGGCAGGCACTCCTTCGGTTGCGATGGCGACGGCGATGACGGAGGCGGGGTTGACACAGCTGGGGGAGGCGTCAATGGCGTCGTCGGTGGTGGTGGGATTGACACAGGGGGAGGCGTCAATGGGGTCGATGGCGGTGGGATTGCAACTGGAgttgggggaggaggggattGAGGCGGCGGATTGACGGCTGGGATTGGGAGGCCGGGGATCGGAGGCACTGGGAGGCCCGGGATCGGAGGCAGGGGTGGACAGCCGGGGTgtggcggcaatggcggcagcggcgggaagCCCGGGATGTTGGGGAAGCCGGGCCATGTCAATGGATGTGCGACGTCGGCGTTGGTGCTGGAGGCTTGTTGATCATCTGCTGCGGGGTTGAGGACTCCTTGGGCCCTGATGGCTTCCGATGGCTGCAGCGCGGCCGCGAGGAGGGCCAAGGCGAGGAACAAAGCCACGGTGAGCTGCTTGGgtggctccatctccatgTTTGTTTGCTTGCGTGATCGAGGCCGGGGGTTTATCTGTCGCGTTTGCGTTTTGTGGTACGACGATGCATTGGGCCTGCTGATCAATTTATAGGATGCCTTGGCACGTTAACTTGATAAACTTTAGATAAGGCAGTTTGAAAACCGATTGCATGGGACTCTTTAACGCATCGATCATTCTACCTGTCGGGAGTGGACTCTCTGTGGTTCTTTAATCTGTGCCTTTTAGTTAGGACATCGATCTATATCCACTCTTAAATTAAACCAAGACCAAACTGTTTTctccaaaaaacaaaaaagagagagaccAAACTGCTACCGTATTACGGGATAAACTCGAATCTATGCTAGGTACCTTCTAGTTATCGATCCACACATCTCTGACATTGCAATGTTATGTCCATAATGAGCACTTTTTTTAGCCGATAAGTAATCCATAGGTTAGAGCTATCTTATCCCAATTCTTATACGTACTGTAGTATCATTGTTGATTAGCTAGAGATAGAAGCTTACAAACTCTGCTGGAAGTCCAAGTCTCCAAGGACGAGGATCATTGAGTCTTGAATGAATTACTAGATTTTATTATTAGATTATCATAGTCCAATGTCGACAGTACTAAGTTAAATTCAAATTATCATGTAGTGGGACCAAGTTTGATAACCAGGAGCCTCATTCATGTATAGTGTGCAAGTCTATGATCAGTAAGCTAACACACACCAATCAATTGGTAACACATAACAAACATTCCAAAACTAAACAAATACTTATATATGAATGTACCATGAAGTCGAGTTCTtggcactactacagaacaGTTAATCTCGCCTTCTAAACCATCTACTCCGACAAAAAGGGGAACTGCCAGTAACTATGTGTCAATGGTGACAGTGTCACTTCCTGAAGCGTTAGCGAACACCATTGACGGGTCATCCATAATGAGCTTTAGAGGTCTCCTTTTCTTGGACCACCAGCGGTGCGCCAGGAGGTGGCACATACCGTTTTCTCTAACGCGTCTCTTGTGGACGTGTCAGAGATGACTTGTCTACATGGCTTATGGAATATTGTCCATGTAGCTATGACCATTTAGTTTGACGCTTCGTCGATGTGTGTCGGTGGTGGTCGTGCAGGGTGACAAGTTTTATAGTAGTGACCCTAAGGATGCCTTCATGCCTAGGGGTCACAAACCCACCATAGACACGGTTCGATAAGTGTTTTGATACACCTTTTTCAAAtatttatgatttttttatgcagATCAGTGGTCAAGATAAAAAAAGGGGTCCTTCGAATGTTGACATATCCAGATCCACTCTTCCCATCTTGACGTTCTTCCATGTAGTTCAGTATGAACCTATATGATATACCATGTTTATGCAAACTTGGACCAACCTTAGAAGTTTTAAAAACCACATAAGCTATTCTCACCTCGAAAGTCCGAAACCTTAGACTGTTGAACACACAGTAGTGTCCGGCTCTGAAAGCACTGCTTTTTTGGTTGACGCGGATAAACACTAAATGTACAAAAGGACAAACCGTGAGAACAACTACTACATAGAGTAGGTCGTGATACCCCACACAATGACGAAGATAAAGTCGAAACGTTATTTCGGACGATGCCTCTTATCATCAAGACATCACTACCAAGGACACACCCAGCCCaactttttttcaaaaaaaaaaaacacccagCCCAACAAAGGTTCTGAAACTGAATGTGATTCCCCTCGTCTCTTGATGTCAGATCGGGTGTTAGAGACAAGACGGCGAACGATTCACACAAAGCAGCACCCAGGGTTTGGTTACGTTGCCTTCTTATTTGAAACCCAattctattttatttattttttaaaggTAAACCCAATTTTGTTGTGCATGAGGGTATCTTGACATTGAAGCTGAAATTCGTTGTGATGTGTTCATAGAGCATGAATGTCTCAGAGTTGTCAGTATATTCTATTGCCGTTAGAAATTgccttttttcgaaaaaaggtGGAAGCCCCATCTTCTTCTGCagcaatcgatgcacacaaccaattTCATTGCAAAGTTATAAAAAGTAGGTCTTACCGATCATCGGTTTGCGATCGTGGATACAATAATAAGCCATCAAAAAACATCAATCATAACGAAATTATAATTAAAGGTGTCTAGTACACCGTCAGCCAGCCCGAGATACCATCTCCAGCCGGCTGCATCCAATAGCCTGCATAGTGGAGCTTATACTTAACCTTTTAAAATGGATTCTTTTCGAAGTCTGGTTGAGATTATTTACTGTGAAAAAGTTACATCGCCTTGATGAATGGAATACACTATTGAATCAGATTATACTATCGCGTACCCTTACATTTCATTTTTAGCGTCCCTTCGAACTAAcattgtactccttccgtcccatattaagtgactcaaatttgtccaaatatgaatgtatctataccaaAAAAACGTCGatatatataatatttcgtcacttaatatgggacggaggtagtactaaATTGcggcacttattatggatcggagggagcaatTGTGTTGGTACATGGGTTTAGCAACGAGCTTAGctttcaaattttgagaatTGAGAGACCAGTCTATAAATACCGTCATGGAGTACTGTTCTTTCGATGTGAGAAATCTCCAGACACACATAGAGCGGTTTTGGTGGGAGCAGACAAGTGGCTTGTGAGAATGTCAAATGGCCTGAGCTATCTGATCGCGAGCAGCATCGCATCTGTTTCCCGGTGGAGTTCATTGATTTTCTCCTAGATTGAAACAATCACAAGATCAACGTCTCCACAGCTGAAAAACAGCCAGGCAACTGTAATACGGGCCTCAAAGTCAATGTGCTAACCATGCATTCTGGTAGACATGATTAGTGTGATGTGTCCATCCAAGCCGTCATCGGACAATAACCTCGCTACTGTTTTGGTCGACATCAGCCGGCCACGACGATTGATTGATGCCTAAACCGAGAAACGCTGAGAATgacattcactctcaactctCAACTCAGCCCGGCGGTTCCGGCACGCAGCTAGTGCTTTGGTTTTCACATGTgcatggtaaaaaaaaagacttctCCTCGTGTATGCCCTGCTCTGCTTTTTTAATCCAAAAATAAATTgtcctgctctgctctgctttcGTGGTTATCTACGAGATCAATTTCTTGCCCGTCCTGGTACTTCCGTAATTCTTGATTTTGTTGCAGCACAATGACTAACGAAAGAAAGTTCTCGACCGAAAGAACCcctcgcaaaaaagaagaagaacgggGCATGgccagaggaaaaaaaaatcagatagCAACCACCATTTTGTATCCTTTGACTTTGCCAATGCGTTTAAAATTGGGAAAGTAGAGCAATAACCATGGAAATGAAGTGCCAGACACTTCTCTAGTTTTCAGTTTTTCACGATGAAAGAGGCCGGCATCGGCATGGttgtcgtcctcctcctcctccttttcctATCCAGGCCGCTCGCGGCCGACGACGCCTACTCGGAGTACTCCTGCAATGGCACCAGCGGACACTACACGGCGCGCGACGCCTTCGGGGCCAACCTCGAGCGCCTCACCGCGGCGCTCCCCGCAGACGCCTCCGCCGCACCGTCGCTCTTCGCGTCCGCGACCGTCGGCACCGGCCCTGACACCGTCTTCGGCCTCGCGCTCTGCCGCGGCGACATCACGGACGCCAGGGCATGCTCCGGCTGCCTCGATGACGCCTTCAGGAAGCTGCGGGGCCTCTGCGCTGGCATCAGGGACGCCACGTTCTACCAAGACCTCTGCACGCTCCGCTACTCGGGCGAGGACTTCCCGGCGCGTCCCGACGACAACGGTCCCGTGATCAACGCCATGGACGTGAACGGGTCGACGTACGCCGGGTGGGACAGCCGCAACGCCACGTCCCGGAGCACCTTCCTGTCGCTGGTGGGCACCCTGTTCTCGGAGATGTCCATGTACGGCGCCTACAACTCCACGGCGCGCCGgttcgccaccgccgccatgtACGTCAACCCGACGCTGCCGACGGTGTACGGGCTCGCGCAgtgcacgccggcgctctCCCCGGCCCAGTGCTGGCACTGCTTCCAGGGCCTCGAGGCGCTGAACCGCCAGTGGTACGACGGCCGCGAGGGCGGCCGCATCCTCGGCGTCCGCTGCAACTTCCGCTACGAGGCCTACCAGTTCTTCGCCGGTTCCCCGGTTGTCAAGATTGGCTTCTCTGATGCTCCCCAATCTTCGCCTACAGCTAAAGGAAGCAACGGTAAGGGAGAATGTGCAGTATGGAGCGACTTTAATTTGTTAAACTTTTTTTCAGGTGTGCTAGACTGCTGATATGGCTTAATTATGTTTTCTTCTGCGTCATGCAGGAAGCAATCACAAGATGATCTTAATAATTGTTCTATGCGTGTCGATTTCGGTGCTCTGTTCTCTCTTAGTCGGGTGCCTTCTGCTGATCATCAGAAGAGTAAGAAAAGGAGGAGGTAAAAGACGACGACACGATGCGAGAAAATCATGTATTCTTTTCTCCCAGCTGTCTAAATAGTTGGCGAATTTCCAATCCAGGGAAGACGAAATTACCCCATCTACAACCACATTCCAGAAGCAGCTCGAAAACAGAGGAAGCGCTGAAGCTGTGGAAGATCGAGGAGAGCAGCTCAGAGTTCACGCTGTACGACTTCCCCAAGCTGGCTGCCGCCACGGATGACTTCTCCGAAGACAACCGGCTCGGAAGAGGCGGCTTCGGGCCTGTTTACAAGGCAAGCTATAATCCATTACCAGCGAACAATGTTGCATAAAATGCGCCGGATGAATAGATGATAGATCAAACGCTAACCTCTACGTTTACCGATCCCATTTTCCTGTTTTCCGTTTTCAGGGTACGTTGCCTGATGGAACCGAGGTGGCGGTGAAGAGGCTGTCGGCGCAGTCCGGGCAAGGGCTGGTAGAGTTCAAGAACGAGATCCAGCTGATCGCCAAGCTGCAGCACACGAACCTGGTGAAGCTCCTGGGGTGCTGcgtgcaggaggaggagaagatgcTGGTGTACGAGTACTTGCCCAACAGAAGCCTAGACTTCTTCATCTTCGgtaaaattaaattaattcATGCTAGTAATCCCAATAGTCTCATTTTGGTTAGTTCTTCTGTGATTGTTCTTACTGATAATCTGAGTGGCGTGTCTGGCATGTAGACCAAGAGAGAGGGCCGTCGCTGGGTTGGAAGAAACGGCGGCACATAATCGAAGGGATCGCGCAGGGGCTGCTGTACCTGCACAAGCACTCCCGCGTGCGCATCATCCACCGGGACCTCAAGGCCAGCAACATTTTGCTGGACGGAGATCTGAACCCCAAGATCTCCGACTTCGGCATGGCCAGGATCTTCGGCTCCAACATGACGGAGGCCAACACCAACAGGGTCGTCGGCACCTAGTAAGACAAAATTAAACATCCAATTTCTCACAATGCTCAACAGGCAACAGCAGTGCTCCATCCATCGATTAAAGGAGCGTGCGGATTGACCACTAATGATGCTCCAAATCTTGTTTTTGGGATGTACTCCTGTACAGCGGTTATATGGCCCCTGAGTACGCTTCCGAGGGCATCTTCTCGGTGAAGTCTGACGTGTTCAGCTTTGGTGTGCTGCTGCTTGAGATCGTGAGCGGCAAAAGGAACAGCGGCCACCAACACTACGGGGAATTCGTCAACCTCCTTGGCTACGTAAGCTTCTTCTCATCCGAGAATTTTTAATTAACCCCAAGAACTTAACAAGAACACGACACGTCCTAATTGCGACCTTCACATTTCTTAAATCCTTTCACAATCTCATTCCAAAACTAACTACAAAAcgatcgccgccggccttgtCGACTATCAGTCAAGATTTTTCTCTCCTAGCGTTTACATTGGCAACATACGTCAACCGACAGAGATTTATATATTACAGACTGGAACCTTAGTAGTAGTAGAATATTAACTAGTGATGCGTACGTGTTAATTTGGGTTGGGTGTGAGTGCAGGCATGGCAGATGTGGATGGAAGGGAGAGGGTTGGAGCTTGTGGAGCCGACGCTGGGGGAATGCGGCGAGGTGGCGAGCATAATGCGGTGTATCAAGGTGGCGCTGCTGTGCGTTCAGGACAGCGCGACGGACCGGCCGACGATgacggaggcgacggcgatgCTGGGCAACCACGGGGTGCCGCTGCCGGAcccgaggcggccgccgcacTTCGACCTGCGGGTCAacagcggcgacgacgacgatgacgacgaggaggagggcgggtCGGGTCAGGATGTGGTGCGGGCGGGGTCGCACTTCACCGGATCGTGCAGCACCAACGACGTGACCATCAGCACCATCCAAGAAGGAAGGTAGTAGCGAGCAGCAACGGCATCCGTTGATCGTTAATGGAGT
This is a stretch of genomic DNA from Brachypodium distachyon strain Bd21 chromosome 1, Brachypodium_distachyon_v3.0, whole genome shotgun sequence. It encodes these proteins:
- the LOC112269830 gene encoding proline-rich receptor-like protein kinase PERK2, with protein sequence MEMEPPKQLTVALFLALALLAAALQPSEAIRAQGVLNPAADDQQASSTNADVAHPLTWPGFPNIPGFPPLPPLPPHPGCPPLPPIPGLPVPPIPGLPIPAVNPPPQSPPPPTPVAIPPPSTPLTPPPVSIPPPPTTPLTPPPAVSTPPPSSPSPSQPKECLPSLMGLNPCMGYLTNTSVSSPPTACCDGFKSLVDTAPICLCHGLNGDINTLMPAPMDSMRMMSLPGDCNVPLPLQALAQCSSPNVPPLRAPAPAAPPSPKSSP
- the LOC100835611 gene encoding cysteine-rich receptor-like protein kinase 10, whose translation is MKEAGIGMVVVLLLLLFLSRPLAADDAYSEYSCNGTSGHYTARDAFGANLERLTAALPADASAAPSLFASATVGTGPDTVFGLALCRGDITDARACSGCLDDAFRKLRGLCAGIRDATFYQDLCTLRYSGEDFPARPDDNGPVINAMDVNGSTYAGWDSRNATSRSTFLSLVGTLFSEMSMYGAYNSTARRFATAAMYVNPTLPTVYGLAQCTPALSPAQCWHCFQGLEALNRQWYDGREGGRILGVRCNFRYEAYQFFAGSPVVKIGFSDAPQSSPTAKGSNGSNHKMILIIVLCVSISVLCSLLVGCLLLIIRRVRKGGGKTKLPHLQPHSRSSSKTEEALKLWKIEESSSEFTLYDFPKLAAATDDFSEDNRLGRGGFGPVYKGTLPDGTEVAVKRLSAQSGQGLVEFKNEIQLIAKLQHTNLVKLLGCCVQEEEKMLVYEYLPNRSLDFFIFDQERGPSLGWKKRRHIIEGIAQGLLYLHKHSRVRIIHRDLKASNILLDGDLNPKISDFGMARIFGSNMTEANTNRVVGTYGYMAPEYASEGIFSVKSDVFSFGVLLLEIVSGKRNSGHQHYGEFVNLLGYAWQMWMEGRGLELVEPTLGECGEVASIMRCIKVALLCVQDSATDRPTMTEATAMLGNHGVPLPDPRRPPHFDLRVNSGDDDDDDEEEGGSGQDVVRAGSHFTGSCSTNDVTISTIQEGR